The segment TTGAAATCTGATAACATGAAAAGGCACAGCCAAATGCTCGGCCAGACCTTGTACAAAGCCGTGATCTTGCTCTGATTCGTTGTTTCTTAACTGAAAATTACAATGTGCTATTTGAAAAGAATAAGCGAGTTTGTGTAATAAATAACACAAAACAACCGAATCTAACCCTCCACTTACAGCCACCAATAAAGGCGTTTGCTCCTCAAACAATTTAGCAGATTTTATATAATCTGAAAACAATTTCTCCATACACAAAATACTGCTAATCATCTAAAAAAGGATATAATCTGCGAATTTTATTAATTATAAATTTCTTTTGCAATACAAAGCTTTCGGGGTGAATTTGTTCAAAAAGCTGTTTCCATTCCAGCCAACGGGCAGGCTCTTTTGTAAAAAAAGATTGACTATTTATCTTTTTTTGTGCCAAAAAATCTTCAAAATTCATGTAATAAAAATAGTTATATTAAAAAAAAATGTACCTTTGTAGTCGTTTTTTACTTGAATACAAATAACTCTATTATAAATATTTGATTTAAGCCATGAAAAATTATAACTTAGTCAAATATAAATATTTATAAAAGCCCAATTCAAGTAATACCTATACAACACAAAAGTACGCCATCACAACAATTGCAATCAAACATCTTCCTTTCTCTTTTCCGACTAAAATATGAAAAAACACCTACAAATTATCTTCACTATTATTTTATTTAGTTTCAATTCCTATGCTCAAAACTCCGACCACAAATTTCACAGTGTATTTATTATGAATTTTATTAAATACATTCAATGGCCAAATGTAAATTCAGATTTTGTCATTGGTGTATTGGGCAATGCTGACATTGTGGAAGAGTTGGAGCGGTCTGTCGCCAACAAAAATGTTAGTGGTCAAAAGATTATAGTAAAAACATTCGATAAAGTTTCCGACATAGACAACTGCCAAGTATTGTACATTCCTCAGGGCAAAAGTAAGCTTCTCGCGGATGTAATCACCAAAGTTTCAGGAAAAAACACCTTGATTATTACGGAGAAATCTGGGCTGGCAGACAAAGGCAGCGGGATTAATTTTGTATTAAAAGATGGCCGTTGGAAATTTGAATTAAACAAAGATGCCACCGAAAAAGCAGGACTAAAAGTATCCAGCGATTTACTGCGATTGGCTATTTTAATTTAATTATAATCAGAATATTAAAGCATAAATGCATCATGTTAAAATTTGCGCATTTATGCTTTTTTCTTTACCGTTATTTAGCCTCCTGTCAAGCCAACTAATATTTTGAATTTTTATTTATAAGCAAACTTATTAGCTTTGTTAAAAAAATATTTAATATTTTACTTAGCTAATTAAGCCTTATGAAAAATTACTATTCCTATGCATTGGCTCTTTTATTGGCTGGTGCAGTCTCTACCAATACGGTAGCAGGCAACGGCACGGGGGCAAGTGCTTATGCCAAACCCTCGAAACAATACACAATCCCTAAAGGCTCAGAATATTTACACGACCGTGTGGTGATTAGAGTCCACGACAGTTATAGAGCAGCTTGCGGCAAAAATAGTATCAATGTAGCTGCATTAGAACGAACCCTTAGCAATTTAGGCGGTGTTATTCGTAAAAAATTCCCTCATAATCAAGCCCCAGCAGCCAATGCTCGCAACCGCGAAGGCAAACGCTTGGTGGACTTGTCTTTGATTTATGAAGTTCGCTTTAGCAGCCCCATCAATGTGCAAAGTGCTATTGATGATTTATTAGCAACAGGAACATTGGTAAATGCCGAACCTCACTTCATTTTTGCACCTTCTTATACGCCTAATGATGCCAATATTTCAAGTCAAAATGGATACCTTAATGTCATTAAAGCCAAAGAGGCATGGGAATCGCAAAAAGGGGACTCAACGGTAACTATTGCCATCGTGGATTCGGGCGTTCGCTGGGACCACCCAGATTTGATAGGCAATATTCAATATAATACAGCGGACCCCATTGACGGCATAGATAACGATAATGACGGCTATGTAGATAATTACAGAGGCTGGGATTTAGGTGGGTCTGATTACAACCTTGACACACTGGCAGAAGACAACAACCCTACCGTAACAGGCGACAACAACGGACACGGAACGCACGTAGCTGGTTTGGCGGCAGCACATACAGACAATGCCACAGGAATAGCTGGCACAGGATTCAAATGCAGAATTTTACCGATTAAATGCGCCGCCGATAACGATACACGCGGGCCAGGTGGCGTTGGCTATGTACTCACTGGCTATGAGGGTATTATTTATGCAGCAGACCATGGTGCACAAGTAATCAACTGCTCTTGGGGTGGCGCAGGCACAGCAGATGGAATTATCCAACAAGTTATTGATTATGCCATTATAAATAAAGGCTCTGTGGTAGTGGCCGCAGCAGGAAACAACAATGTGCAAACAGACTTTGTTCCTGCCTATGCCGACGGGGTTATTTCGGTAGCAGCCACCCAAAACAACGACAGAAAAGCTAGTTTCTCAAACTATAGCTACAAAGTATCCGTAAGTGCTCCTGGCAATAATATTTATAGCACGCTGTGGAATAATAGCTATGGCACCATGAGCGGAACGTCTATGGCCTCTCCTATCACGGCTGGTGCAGTAGGTGTCATTTGCGCAAAATACCCTAACTATACCCCTGCTCAAGTAAAAGCCTTGCTTCGCTCTACGTGTGATGATATTTACAGCGTAACAGGCAACGCCACTTATAGGGACAAATTGGGCAAAGGCCGCATCAATATGTACAGAGCTGTAACAGAATCAAATCCTGCGCTTAAGTATGTTACATTGGGTATTGCAGACGAAGACAACAACATCAC is part of the Flexibacter flexilis DSM 6793 genome and harbors:
- a CDS encoding YfiR family protein — its product is MKKHLQIIFTIILFSFNSYAQNSDHKFHSVFIMNFIKYIQWPNVNSDFVIGVLGNADIVEELERSVANKNVSGQKIIVKTFDKVSDIDNCQVLYIPQGKSKLLADVITKVSGKNTLIITEKSGLADKGSGINFVLKDGRWKFELNKDATEKAGLKVSSDLLRLAILI
- a CDS encoding S8/S53 family peptidase — protein: MKNYYSYALALLLAGAVSTNTVAGNGTGASAYAKPSKQYTIPKGSEYLHDRVVIRVHDSYRAACGKNSINVAALERTLSNLGGVIRKKFPHNQAPAANARNREGKRLVDLSLIYEVRFSSPINVQSAIDDLLATGTLVNAEPHFIFAPSYTPNDANISSQNGYLNVIKAKEAWESQKGDSTVTIAIVDSGVRWDHPDLIGNIQYNTADPIDGIDNDNDGYVDNYRGWDLGGSDYNLDTLAEDNNPTVTGDNNGHGTHVAGLAAAHTDNATGIAGTGFKCRILPIKCAADNDTRGPGGVGYVLTGYEGIIYAADHGAQVINCSWGGAGTADGIIQQVIDYAIINKGSVVVAAAGNNNVQTDFVPAYADGVISVAATQNNDRKASFSNYSYKVSVSAPGNNIYSTLWNNSYGTMSGTSMASPITAGAVGVICAKYPNYTPAQVKALLRSTCDDIYSVTGNATYRDKLGKGRINMYRAVTESNPALKYVTLGIADEDNNITAGDTVKLGGSFINLLNPSTNMTVTLSTTSTAYVTVLNPTITLGAMATNETKALSNNGFDVVINPSTPLNTTLNFKLTYADGTYTDFEYFAAVVNQDYVNIGVNNITTTAGSWGHLGFMDSDASIGMGFQYKKTNMIYEMSLIAGVATDSISNCARGAVASGAWDEDFSNISRATATIPSTVSAYDVVAKFNDDGTSATAPLNIEITQNTHAWTTIADSNYVMVVYDIKNNSNNNYYNFYLGLYADFDVSDGGTLDKAKWSAAKRMGYVQNTETNGLFAGIVSLNTNALPHHYAFKNDGTDGGLGVYNGFTDSEKFQTISGAVSKDTAGVADISQTVGSGPYTLAAGQTIQVAFALVGGENLPMIESAADAAITKYNSLVATRKPTANTIAVNVWPNPAQNVLNIQVPAAGATTVQLYDGLGRQVYNNNTDNTSIRLNLEKYAHGVYTLKVQNKDGISVQKVAIK